In the genome of Desulfovibrio desulfuricans, one region contains:
- a CDS encoding M20/M25/M40 family metallo-hydrolase — MSEELQKLAAELKPQMVDFCQRLLRVPALSGEEKGVADLYLAEMEKLGYDEVFRDAWGNVVGIVKGDVPGPAIMYNGHLDHVHPGDYSEWGGYDPYGGAVDTNSMYNQDMTAEEDAEVIHGRAAADVKGGGAAAVYAGAALLGLRRKGVPVKGDFVMTMVVFEESAEMLGMIKLLEETFPARGIKPSACVSCEATSLKLALGHRGRVEIKVTVQGVTSHGSAPWLGVNAVNKATRFIDRVEEVVKAEALHDADLGDSSIALTVISCSPGAMCIVPDRCVITYDRRFPPQESPESCIAQIQRVIDEIASTDPEFKATVAVAAQERVTYTGKAVTLPNQKEAYKLEQSHPVAQACAAALESVGQPVKWRYWDFGTDLPVTHVRYKIPSIGYSGMQEYYCHRPVDKVRTDYLEKSIAGNVAIFLKLTALAAKDFAL, encoded by the coding sequence ATGAGCGAAGAATTGCAAAAGCTGGCTGCGGAGCTCAAACCGCAGATGGTGGATTTTTGCCAGCGGCTGTTGCGCGTGCCCGCCCTTTCGGGCGAGGAAAAAGGCGTTGCCGACCTTTATCTGGCCGAGATGGAAAAGCTCGGCTACGACGAAGTGTTTCGCGATGCCTGGGGCAATGTGGTGGGCATCGTCAAGGGCGATGTACCCGGCCCGGCCATCATGTATAACGGCCACCTTGATCATGTGCACCCCGGCGACTACAGCGAGTGGGGGGGCTACGACCCCTACGGCGGAGCTGTGGACACCAACAGCATGTACAATCAGGACATGACCGCCGAGGAAGACGCCGAGGTCATTCACGGTCGCGCGGCGGCGGACGTCAAGGGCGGCGGCGCTGCGGCCGTCTATGCCGGGGCGGCCCTGCTGGGCCTGCGCCGCAAGGGCGTACCTGTCAAGGGCGACTTTGTCATGACCATGGTGGTGTTTGAAGAATCGGCAGAAATGCTGGGCATGATCAAACTGCTGGAAGAGACCTTTCCCGCGCGCGGCATCAAGCCCAGCGCCTGCGTCTCGTGCGAGGCCACCAGCCTCAAGCTGGCTCTGGGGCACCGAGGACGCGTGGAAATCAAGGTGACCGTGCAGGGCGTCACCTCGCACGGCAGCGCCCCGTGGCTCGGCGTCAACGCCGTCAACAAGGCCACCAGGTTTATCGACAGGGTCGAAGAGGTGGTCAAGGCCGAAGCCCTGCACGATGCCGACCTTGGCGACTCAAGCATAGCCCTTACGGTCATCAGTTGCTCGCCGGGGGCCATGTGCATTGTGCCCGACAGGTGCGTGATCACGTACGACCGGCGCTTTCCGCCGCAGGAAAGCCCGGAATCGTGCATTGCGCAGATACAGCGCGTCATTGATGAAATTGCGTCAACCGACCCGGAATTCAAGGCGACTGTTGCGGTGGCGGCGCAGGAGCGCGTGACCTACACGGGCAAGGCCGTAACCCTGCCCAACCAGAAGGAAGCCTACAAGCTTGAGCAGAGCCACCCTGTGGCCCAGGCCTGCGCCGCCGCGCTCGAATCGGTGGGGCAGCCGGTAAAATGGCGCTACTGGGACTTTGGCACAGACCTGCCGGTAACGCATGTGCGCTACAAAATCCCCTCCATCGGGTACTCCGGCATGCAGGAATACTATTGCCACCGCCCCGTGGACAAGGTGCGCACCGACTATCTTGAAAAATCCATCGCGGGCAATGTCGCCATATTTTTGAAGCTGACGGCCCTCGCGGCGAAGGACTTTGCCCTGTAA
- a CDS encoding PD-(D/E)XK nuclease family protein, producing the protein MHDIWQLSTQDAETTPDHIALVTQSKEFALLYRLPRCARFGGKELLRFVEEIFEPANQANIKDLIASICRAQKKISITFTPPPSAPVDKILGQDWSGHALRCNPVFWHRSLKEKDITKLMAQSLSGNVLSIQAFLRAVCEACSVDGKFERFVPPRSAKVEVLAEYPTKCRNSDGSIAGDIASNGDGFIDILVRWQAEDGVRVVIFEVKFDAAAENPFRSYENEATAMIGNTCADRNNNILLLFLIQHASSEREMINRNYFENSSGYQWHVIYWQDILPIWEKCLKNEYTHASRPENGGSLRRSIFDKIYGGKQ; encoded by the coding sequence GTGCATGATATATGGCAACTATCCACACAAGACGCAGAAACAACACCAGATCATATTGCACTGGTAACGCAGTCAAAAGAATTTGCTTTGCTGTACAGGCTGCCGCGCTGTGCCCGCTTTGGCGGCAAGGAGTTGTTGAGGTTTGTTGAGGAGATATTTGAACCCGCTAATCAAGCGAACATAAAGGATTTAATTGCAAGTATTTGCCGTGCGCAAAAAAAGATATCCATTACTTTTACGCCGCCGCCGTCGGCTCCCGTTGATAAAATACTGGGGCAAGACTGGTCGGGTCATGCCTTGCGCTGCAACCCCGTCTTTTGGCATCGAAGCCTGAAAGAAAAAGATATAACCAAGCTTATGGCCCAAAGTCTGTCTGGAAATGTGTTAAGTATTCAAGCCTTTTTGCGTGCAGTATGTGAAGCCTGCTCAGTGGACGGCAAGTTTGAACGGTTTGTCCCTCCCCGCTCCGCAAAGGTAGAGGTGCTGGCTGAATACCCCACAAAATGCAGAAACTCGGATGGCAGCATTGCTGGAGACATCGCAAGCAATGGCGATGGTTTTATTGATATATTAGTGCGCTGGCAGGCCGAAGACGGTGTTCGTGTCGTAATTTTTGAAGTTAAATTTGATGCTGCAGCCGAAAATCCATTCAGGTCGTACGAAAATGAAGCGACAGCAATGATTGGTAATACCTGCGCAGATAGAAATAATAATATTCTTTTACTGTTTTTAATTCAGCATGCATCAAGTGAAAGAGAAATGATCAATAGAAATTATTTTGAAAACAGCTCTGGCTATCAGTGGCATGTTATTTATTGGCAAGATATTTTACCAATATGGGAAAAATGTTTGAAAAATGAATATACACATGCATCTAGGCCTGAAAATGGTGGTTCTCTCAGGCGAAGTATTTTTGATAAAATATATGGGGGTAAACAATGA